A window of Campylobacter cuniculorum DSM 23162 = LMG 24588 contains these coding sequences:
- the tssC gene encoding type VI secretion system contractile sheath large subunit: MANTKAVDTPIIEQIMEKSKYSKTDESYSIAKRGVAEFISEIVKSDNAEEKINKFALDEMIAHIDHLLSKQMDEVLHNEEFQKLESTWRGLRFLVERTDFNENIKIDLFDITKEEALEDFENNPDITQSVIYKNIYSSEYGQFGGEPVGAIIGDYQLGSASPDMTFLNKMASIAAMSHSPFLTSFGPKFFGFDDYSELANIQDLQGLLEGPQYTRWRTFRENEDSKYTGLLVTRFLARSPYDPEENPIKSFNYKENVHASHNHLLWANSSYTFCTRLTESFAKYRWCGNIIGPKSGGTVKDLPTYLYENFGTIQSKIPTEVLITDRREYELAEAGFITLTLRRDSNNAAFFSANSPLKPKIFQNTPEGKEAETNYRLGTQLPYIFLISRLAHYLKVLQREEIGSWKERSDIENGLNEWIRQYISDQENPPSEVRSRRPFRAAQVKVDDIPGEPGWYKIGLSVRPHFKYMGGNFELSLVGKLDKE, from the coding sequence ATGGCAAATACTAAAGCAGTTGATACGCCAATTATTGAACAAATTATGGAGAAAAGCAAATACTCTAAAACTGATGAAAGTTATAGTATTGCTAAAAGAGGTGTTGCTGAATTTATTTCAGAGATTGTAAAAAGCGATAATGCTGAAGAAAAAATCAATAAATTTGCACTTGATGAAATGATAGCCCATATTGACCATTTACTCTCAAAACAAATGGATGAAGTTTTACATAATGAAGAATTTCAAAAACTCGAATCTACTTGGCGTGGACTTAGATTTCTAGTTGAAAGAACTGATTTTAATGAAAATATAAAAATTGATCTGTTTGATATAACAAAAGAAGAAGCTTTGGAAGATTTTGAAAATAATCCAGACATCACACAAAGCGTTATTTATAAAAATATATATTCTTCAGAATATGGACAATTTGGAGGAGAGCCTGTAGGAGCAATCATTGGAGATTATCAACTTGGATCAGCAAGTCCTGATATGACTTTTTTAAATAAAATGGCTAGTATTGCGGCTATGAGTCATTCTCCCTTTTTAACATCTTTTGGACCAAAGTTTTTTGGGTTTGATGATTATTCTGAACTTGCAAATATTCAAGATTTACAAGGTTTGCTAGAGGGGCCTCAATATACAAGATGGAGAACTTTTAGAGAAAATGAAGACTCTAAATATACAGGCTTACTAGTGACAAGATTTTTAGCAAGAAGCCCTTATGACCCTGAAGAAAATCCTATTAAAAGCTTCAACTATAAAGAAAATGTTCATGCTTCACATAATCATTTATTGTGGGCTAATTCTTCATATACTTTTTGTACAAGATTAACAGAAAGCTTTGCTAAATATAGATGGTGTGGAAATATTATAGGACCAAAAAGCGGAGGAACTGTTAAGGATCTGCCTACTTATCTTTATGAAAATTTTGGAACTATACAATCAAAAATACCTACAGAGGTTTTGATTACAGATAGGAGAGAATATGAACTTGCTGAAGCAGGTTTTATAACTTTAACACTAAGAAGAGATAGCAACAATGCAGCATTTTTTTCAGCAAATTCTCCATTAAAGCCAAAAATATTTCAAAATACCCCAGAAGGCAAAGAAGCTGAAACAAATTATAGACTAGGAACTCAGCTTCCATATATCTTTTTAATCTCAAGATTGGCACACTATTTAAAGGTTTTACAACGAGAAGAAATAGGGAGCTGGAAAGAAAGAAGCGATATTGAAAATGGTCTTAATGAATGGATTAGACAATATATTTCTGATCAAGAAAATCCACCTTCTGAAGTAAGAAGTCGTCGTCCGTTTAGAGCAGCACAAGTGAAAGTTGATGATATACCAGGAGAGCCAGGGTGGTATAAAATAGGACTAAGTGTCCGACCTCATTTTAAATATATGGGTGGTAATTTTGAACTTTCTTTAGTAGGAAAATTAGATAAGGAATAA
- the tssB gene encoding type VI secretion system contractile sheath small subunit, giving the protein MSDGSHAPKERINITYKAKTNGQNEDVELPLKLMVMANLKGKNETPLEEREILQINKINFDQVMRKLDITTSFSVKNTLGTGAEELDVKLNIASMKDFSPDSLAKQIPELNKLLRLREALMALKGPMGNIPDFRKAVLEALKNEKTKEKLLLEIKQEEQGN; this is encoded by the coding sequence ATGTCAGATGGATCTCATGCTCCAAAAGAGCGGATTAATATTACATATAAAGCTAAAACTAATGGACAAAATGAAGATGTAGAGCTGCCGTTAAAATTAATGGTAATGGCAAATTTAAAAGGAAAAAACGAAACTCCTTTAGAGGAAAGAGAAATTTTACAAATTAATAAGATTAATTTTGATCAAGTTATGAGAAAACTCGATATAACAACAAGTTTTAGCGTAAAAAATACTCTTGGAACAGGAGCTGAAGAGCTTGATGTTAAGCTCAATATTGCTAGCATGAAGGATTTTTCTCCAGATAGCTTAGCTAAACAAATACCCGAGCTAAACAAATTATTGCGGCTAAGAGAAGCATTAATGGCTTTAAAAGGTCCTATGGGTAATATTCCTGATTTTAGAAAAGCTGTTTTAGAAGCGTTAAAAAATGAAAAAACTAAAGAAAAATTACTTTTAGAAATTAAACAAGAAGAACAAGGAAATTAA
- the tssE gene encoding type VI secretion system baseplate subunit TssE, translating to MSLLDKLIHNLDEQNIHIPFYQNDFEDVKNNIKVLLNAKINDCYAVKNLGMPNMADINLNSNELCVSMAKEIRKLIDNYEKRICVVSITYDSNLSPWQLSFIVKCFFRNDRFKEFNIEIIFKNNRYCEVK from the coding sequence ATGTCCCTGCTAGATAAACTGATCCATAATTTAGACGAGCAAAACATTCATATTCCATTTTATCAAAATGATTTTGAAGATGTAAAAAACAATATAAAGGTTTTGCTCAATGCAAAAATTAATGATTGTTATGCTGTAAAAAATTTAGGAATGCCTAATATGGCTGATATTAATCTTAACTCTAATGAATTATGCGTATCAATGGCTAAGGAAATAAGAAAACTAATTGATAACTATGAAAAAAGAATATGTGTAGTTTCTATCACTTACGATAGCAATTTAAGTCCTTGGCAGCTTTCTTTTATTGTAAAATGTTTCTTTCGGAATGATCGTTTTAAAGAATTTAATATAGAAATCATCTTTAAAAACAATAGATATTGCGAGGTTAAATGA